TGTGTGAACATGCAGGCAAACCCGACAGTCTCGTCAGAATTGCCTGCCACCAATTAGAATCATGGTTTCTGGGGGATTTGCAGGCGGTAGGGGTTGCTTACCAAAAGAACAGCCTGGCCACGTTACAAACTCGCGGCAATTTCTGGCAACCCGACAACCTCAACAATGCCAAATATGTATTGTTAAGATTGATCCCTGAGCACCAGCAAATTGCAGGTTCAAGAGCCGTTGCTCCCCACCTATCACTTGCCAATGCCCATAACCGTTCGCACAGCTTTCAAGTATTTATGAAAGGCGTTAGAAAGATAGTGCGGGAAGTGCATCCGTGACCGAAAGAATCACGTCCTCTTGGAATAGTGAGAAAATCCGCCTGCGCCTAAGACCGCGTATCTTTAGAAGATGAAGGTGGACCCAAAGTTCCTCCGCGCTGACGAGCTCGGCGTCCGCTTGGAAATCGTCGGCGGCTTGCCGATCTGGGAACCGCACCCCGTCTACAAGCATCAAAAGGCTGTGGACCGCATTCGCGCGACGATTTCTCCTGCTTCAGAAGCCGATCGTGATCGCTGCGCCTGCTTCCACGTCGCCGGTGTCTACGTGAGCTTTCCCGACGGCTCCTTGAAGCGTCCCGACATCTCCCTCTTCCGCCGCGAACCCGAGGAGGAGGAAGAGGCGGTGACGCTCGTGCCGGAAGCGGTCATCGAGGTGATCAGCAGGGGCTATGAGGCCAAGGACCTGGAGCTCGGCCCGCACTTCTACCTGTCGCAGGGGGTGAAGGACGTGGTGGTCTTTAACCCCTACACCCTGGTGGTCTTGCACGTGCGGCAGGGTGGCGCCAGCCGGCACGTGTCGCCGGTGGAGATCGCCCTCAGTTGCGGCTGCCGCTGCACCGTGTAGGGTACTTGAACTCGGTCAAAACCAGGGCATCCTGGCGTCGCGAACAGCAGGGACGCGCCTGTCGATTCGTGCTAAAGTAACGCTCGCATCGGTTTTTCAGGGGCCCCCTGTGACACCATAAAAAGACGGTCTCAAAGCCTGAGCGCAAGGAGGACATCAGCTTGAAGCGAACACTGGAGACGAGCCGCTTTACCGAGGCCGACGCCGCCGAGCTCTACGGGATCCCCTACTGGAGCAGCGGCTATTTTCACGTGAAGGACGGTCTCGTCCACGTTCGGCCCGCGACCAGGAGCAGTGGCGACAACGGCAACGGGCGCGGCGACAACGTCGCCTTGAGGCGCATCATCGACGACCTCGTCTCGAGCGGTCACGCTTTGCCGCTCATCCTTCGCTTCCCGCAGATCATCGAAAACCGCTTGGAGCAACTCAACCGCGCCTTTGAGAGGGCCATTCAAAAGTTCGACTACGGCGCGCACTACCAGGGCGTCTTTCCCATCAAGGTGAACCAGCGGCGGGTGGTGGTCGAGACCATCGCCGAGTACGGCGCGCGCTTCAAGACGGGGCTCGAGGCCGGCAGCAAGGCCGAGCTCGCGCTCTGCTTGGTGCAGGACATTCACCCCGAGTCGCTGCTCTGCTGCAACGGCTTCAAGGACGACGACTTTATCCGCCTGGCCCTGCGCGGGCGGCTCATCGGCAAGAACGTGGTGATCACCTTGGAGAAGTACAGCGAGCTGCACCGCGTCCTGCGCCTCTCCAAAGAGCTCGGCGTCAAGCCGGCCTTGGGGGTGCGCTTCAAGCTCCACGCCAAAGGCTCGGGCCAGTGGGAGACCTCGGGCGGCGACGACGCCAAGTTCGGTCTCAACGCCACCGAGCTGATCAACGTGGTCGAGACCTTGCGCGAGCGGGACATGCTCGACTCCTTGGTGATGCTCCACTGCCACATCGGTAGCCAGATCACCGACATCCGCAAGATCAAGGTGGCGGTGCGCGAGGCGGCGCAGGCCTACGTCGAGGTCCGCGAGATGGGCGTGCCCATGCGCTACTTGAACGTGGGCGGTGGCTTGGCGGTCGACTACGACGGCTCGAAGACGACCTTCTACGTCTCGGCCAACTACGGCCTGCAGGAGTACGCCGACGACGTGGTCTACAGCATTTTAGAGACCTGCGCCGAGACGGGCACGCCGCACCCCGTCATCGTCACCGAGTCGGGGCGGGCGCTTACCGCGCACCACTCGGTGGTGGTCCTGCCGGTCATCGACGCCATCGGCCCCAGCCGCGAACCGCTCAGGCTGCCCGAGCCCGGCGAGGGTGCCCACGCGCTGGTCCACGAGATGGTCGACCTCTTGAGGACGGTCTCGGTCAAGAACTACCGCGAGATCTACCACGACGCGGTTGGCTACAAGGACACCATGCACAACCTCTTCGACTTGGGCTACCTGACCCTCTTGGACCGGGCGCACATCGAAAACCTCTTCAACCAGGTGCTGGTCAAGATCGCCCGCGTCATCAAGGATATCGACTACGTGCCCGAGGAGTTCGGAACGCTGCCCAGGCTCTTGGCCGACAAGTACGTCTGCAACTTCAGCCTCTTCCAGAGCCTGCCCGACCACTGGGCCATCCAGGCGCTCTTTCCGGTCATGCCGCTCGGCCGCTTGGACGAGGAGCCCAGCCGCGACGCCACCCTGGTGGACATCTCCTGCGACAGTGACGGCAAGATGACCAAGTTCGTCGATCTGCGCGACGTCAAGGACACCCTGAGGCTCCACAACCTGAGACCGCACGAGCCCTACTACCTGGGCATCTTCCTGACCGGCGCCTACCAGGACGTGCTCGCCAACGCCCACAACCTCTTCGGCCGGGTGAACGAGGCGCATGTGCGCGTGACCGGCGACGGCCAGTACGAGCTCGAGCGCTTCGTTCGGGGTCAAAAGGCGCGGCGGGTGATCGAGAACATGGGCTACGAAGCGTCGGACCTGCACCGCTGGATAGGCCAGGAGGCCGACGAGGCCAGGGGCAGGGGCACGCTGAGCGAGGAGCAGGCACGCGACCTCATCGAAAACTACGACGCCGAGCTGGTGGGGTACACGTACCTGGAGGAATAGAGGAGCCAGAACGGTCACGCCTCCAACTCCTCCCCAGTTAACAGCTTCAGCCTGCCCAGCACCTCCTTGAACTCCCCGACCTTCAAGGGCTTCTGCAAGACACCGTTGCAAGACACCGTCGGCGCCCAAGGCAAACCCGCGAAGGAAATGCACCGAATGCTGCAATCCTCGGCAGGTCAACCGCCGGGAGGAGCGGCCTCCGCGCCCGTCAAGGAGGCCGGCTCGCCCCAGCTTAAGACCAGCTCGCTCAGAGGCTTGCGCCGGCGCGGCGCGGCTTCCCGCCGCCGCAGGTCCTCGGGCAGCGTCGCCGCGTCGCCCAGATAGCCCAGCGCCAGGGCCGCGACGGGCTCAAAGGCGGCGGGCAGGGCGTAGGCCTCCCTCACGCGCTCGGGATAAAAGCCCGCCATGGGATGCGCGTAGAGGCCGAGCGCGGTCGCCTGAAGGCTCAGGGTGGCCACCGCCTGCCCCACATCGTGCCAGGCGTGGCGGTTCGCGCCCGCCTCATCGTCGCGAAAGTGCCCCTTGGCCAGGGCCAGCATGAGCAGCGGCGCCGAGGCGGCCCAGCTCTGGTTTTTCTCCTCGAGGCAAGCCAGCAGCTTGGCGTAGGCCTGCGGCTCGCCCCTGCTCGCCACGATAAAGCGCCAGGGCTGCTCGTTACCCGCCGAGGCGGCCCAGCGCGCGGCCTCGAGCACGCTCAGAAGTTTGTGCCGCTCGACGGGCCGGTCTGCAAAGGCCCGCGGGCTCCAGCGCTGCCGAATGGTTTCCAGGATCGGATGGTCTGCCTGCGCGGTCTTGTCGCTCATAGCGCTTTCCTTTCGCCACACCTAGCTCCAGTTGACGGGCCGCTACCGCGACCCGGCCTTTTTGACTTGTCAATCAACGATCACCAGCCTACCTTAGCCGCGCTTCTCCTCTTCCAGCCGGGGGCGAGCAGCGAAGAGGCCGTTGCCCAACCTGAGGCGCAAGAGCAGCCGCAGGTACTGCCACAGCGTCGAGACGACGCGCATCTTGCTCCGCCCCACCTTGCGGTCGTAGCGCAGATGCAGGGGAACCTCGGCGACGTTGGGCCGGAGGTGCGACAGGTTGAGGAGCAGTTCCGTGGGAGCGGTGAAGCCCGCAGCATCGAAGAGGCCTGGCTTGACCCTCGAGAGCTCACTGAGGAGTGAAACGCGGTACATGCGAAAGCCACAGGTATAGTCTCGCACGCCCGGCAGGGGAAACATGCCGGCGATCAGCAGGCGCGCCGCACGGGAATAGAGCTTGCGCAGCCGGGGAACCCCCGCTTCGCTTCCGCCGGCGAAGCGGAAGGCGATAACGAGGTCCGCGCCCTCTAGGGCCGCCCTCAGCATGGCGGGAATAAGCCCGGGGTCCATGGTGTCGTCCGCGTCCATGGTGACGAGCAGGTCCTCGGCGTCGCCGCGTGGGCCGCCTACCTGCTCGTTCCGTGGGCCTGGGACGCGCTCGGCCACCACCTGCCCATCGTTCACGATGCCATCCAGAGCGGTGGACTCCGTGAGATTCCGAGCAACAATCCTTACATCAACACCTACCCGCTGGCGGTGGACCTCTACTTCGTGTGGTGGCGGCTTCTCCTGCCCGACGACACGCTGATCGACCTCGCCCAGCTGCCCTTTGGCCTGGCGGCGTGCCTGGCTATCGCCGCGCTGACCGCGCGCGGCGGGGTGCCCGCGCCGCGCGGTCGCCTTGAGCCTCCTCTTCCTGGCCGTTCCGGTCACCGCGCTGCAACTCGCCAGCAATTACACCGATATCGGCTACGCCGCCCTGCTGCTGTTGGGGATCTACTTCGTTACCGGACCGCTCGACCGCGCCGGCGCCGCTTTTGGCGCCATCGCGCTAGGGCTGCTGCTCGCGACCAAGCCGTCGGCGCCGGTGGCGCTGCTGATCGTGTTCACCGCAACGCTCATCCGCGCCTACCGCCTGAAGCGCGTGCCTACCGTCTTCGCTATGGCGCTGGTCGTGCTCGCTATCGGCTCGGCTCGTTACGTCGAGAACTTTATGAGGTACGGCAATCCGGTCTGGCCGGTGCAGGTGCAGTTCGGGCCGCTCACGCTACCCGGCGAGGTGCCGCTCGGCACGATTCTGGATCGGCTTCCCGAGCCTCATGTTCACTACGGCCCGCTGAGGCGTGCGCTAAGTTCGTGGCTGGCCTTGCCTCAAGGCTACAGCCACAGCATGCGCATCGGCGGCTTTGGGCCTCTGTTCATCCTTGGCCTGCTCCCTTTTGTCTTGCTTGCGCTGCGCTGGCGGCCAGGGCGCGCGGTAATCCTGCCGGTCGCGCTGGTCGCTGCGGCTACGCTCTCGACCCAGTGGGCGTTCATAACACGCCACAGCCTCGCCCTGCCCGCGGCGCTCCTCGTCTTGGCGGCATGCGTTTCCCAGCTGTGGCGGCCGCGCTGGCGAACCGCCCTGGACCTCGCGCTCGCCGCGCTGGCCGCCTGGGGCTTCTATCTGGCCTCTCCAGGCTTCACCTTGCCGAGCCAGCTTTCCCTCAGCGCTCTTGCCCGCATGCCGGCGGCGGAGCGCGCGGCCGCCTTTGGCGGCATCGACGGCCGCGAGCGCCACTGGCATGAGGCTCGAGGCTTCGTCCGGGACGGCGAGGCTTTCGGCTACGACCGCACGTTTGGCTTTGCGGGCCTGTTGTGGCGACCCGACGGCCGCGGCCGCGTCGCCTACCTGCCCAACACCGTCGCTTCGCCTGAGCGATTCTTGAACTGGCTCGAGGGAGAGCAGGTGCGCGTCGTGGTGCTCGGCGACGAGGAGCCCTCCTTTGGCCCGTGGGCGCGCTCGCAGCCCGAACGCTTCACCAGGCTGTTCGGCTGCCCCCTTGACTCCTGCTCGGTCTATCTGGTCACCGCTCGGCCACAGCCTGGCGACGAGTGAGCAGGGGTCGGTCAGGGCAACGACGATGGCTTGTCGTTCCGGGGAAGCGTCTCGACCACCATCTCGAGCCCCTGCTCGAGCGCTCCGTAGGGACGTTTGGCTGCGCGGCTCGAGGAACATGGCGCTCAAGGCAGACCTGCGAGCCACAGCAGGCTGAGCGGCACGAGCGGGTTGTGCTCGGCCATGACGATGTCGAAGTGGGTGAGGCCAGGCAGGATGTGAGCCGAAAAGGGCGTGCCCGGGCGAGCGTTGATGTAGGCGGAAAAACCGTCCAGGCTGGCCAGCAGCCCCCGCCCCGCCCCCACCGCCAGGGTCGGCGTGCGCACGCTCCGGGTAGGCACGAAACCGGGGGCGTCCGCGAGGCGCAGGTCGAGCCGCGACATGTCGAGCAGGAGGCGGAGCGGAAAGTACCACTCGGTGAAGTTCGTCTCCGGCATGGCCCAGGCCCTGAGCACGCTCTCCAGCTCGGTGCGCTCGCGCGCGGGGTCGCCGCGCGCCCAGTCCACGTAGTCGTAACCCGGCGCCACCCCGACCACCGAGCGGCTGTAGACGCCCTCCAAGCCGCCCAGGATGACCGCGGTGAGGTTGCCGGCATAGGCCGCGCCGACGGTGTGGCCGACCGAGGCGCTGAAGGCGGTCGCGAGGGCGTAGTGGTCGTCCACCTTGAGGCCGGCCGCGGCGCGGTTGGTCACCGGAAAGTCGAAGAAGCCGCCGGGCGAGAGTTCGTCCGGCGCCATCAGGGCCAAGAGCGCGGCCGCCTCGAGCCGGGCGTAGTGCTCGGGGCTGCGGCCCAGGCTGAAGTAGGGGTTGCCCAGCCCGGCCTCGAGCTCGGGAGCGGTGGGCGCCAGCGAAAAGGGGCCCACCGCGAAGAGGTTGTCGCGGCCGTAGCCGCCGGTGCGGCCGAGGCCGCCGTCGATCAGCATGAGCCCGTCGATGTGGCGGTAGCCGGGCTCGGGCGCGGCCTCGCCGAAGTCGAAGGCGGCGTAGAAGGAGGCGAGGCTGGCGCCGAGCGAGTGGCCGCCCAGGATCACCGTCTTGGCCTCCGCGCGGGCGCGCCGCACTACGGCGTGAAGGTCGCGCAAGTGGACCTCGAGCCCCCAGTAGGCCATAAAGCCCAGCCTTTCGGGCGGCAGTGACCTGAAGCCGTCCTCCTCGCCCGCGCGCTCGACGTAGTAGTGGTAGGCGGGCATGGGGTCGCCTCGGCGCAGGCTCGCCAGGAAGACGCTGCGGTCTTCGAGCAGGTTGCTGCGGCGGTCCACCGCCCAGACCTCGAGGTCTTCGCTGCTGGCCACGAGCTGCCGCGCAAAGACGTCCAGGCTGGTCGCGCCGCCCGAGATGCCGGGCACCAGGACGACGATGGTCTCGGCGGGCTGCGCGCCCCGGTAGTAGCGCAGGTAGAGCGCGCGGTTGTAGCGCTCCGGCGTGTGCGGCTCGGGGTAGCCGGGCAGGCTCAGGTAGTCCACCCTCACCTCCTCCGGGGGAAGCACGTACTCGGGCTCGGGCAGCTCCACGTCGAGGCGGGTGGTGGGGATGGGCAGGCAGGCCGCGAGCGCAACCAAGGTCACGAGCGCCGCGACCAGCCTGAGGGCGTGTCCAAGGGTCATACCTCTAGGATAGAGGATTTTG
The sequence above is a segment of the Deinococcota bacterium genome. Coding sequences within it:
- a CDS encoding DUF4276 family protein yields the protein MKEVLEIVLPKLIPESIPYRIIPHEGKSDLQGSITRKLRAWNRPARFIIIHDQDSNDCHTLKTHLVQLCEHAGKPDSLVRIACHQLESWFLGDLQAVGVAYQKNSLATLQTRGNFWQPDNLNNAKYVLLRLIPEHQQIAGSRAVAPHLSLANAHNRSHSFQVFMKGVRKIVREVHP
- a CDS encoding Uma2 family endonuclease, producing MDPKFLRADELGVRLEIVGGLPIWEPHPVYKHQKAVDRIRATISPASEADRDRCACFHVAGVYVSFPDGSLKRPDISLFRREPEEEEEAVTLVPEAVIEVISRGYEAKDLELGPHFYLSQGVKDVVVFNPYTLVVLHVRQGGASRHVSPVEIALSCGCRCTV
- the speA gene encoding biosynthetic arginine decarboxylase produces the protein MKRTLETSRFTEADAAELYGIPYWSSGYFHVKDGLVHVRPATRSSGDNGNGRGDNVALRRIIDDLVSSGHALPLILRFPQIIENRLEQLNRAFERAIQKFDYGAHYQGVFPIKVNQRRVVVETIAEYGARFKTGLEAGSKAELALCLVQDIHPESLLCCNGFKDDDFIRLALRGRLIGKNVVITLEKYSELHRVLRLSKELGVKPALGVRFKLHAKGSGQWETSGGDDAKFGLNATELINVVETLRERDMLDSLVMLHCHIGSQITDIRKIKVAVREAAQAYVEVREMGVPMRYLNVGGGLAVDYDGSKTTFYVSANYGLQEYADDVVYSILETCAETGTPHPVIVTESGRALTAHHSVVVLPVIDAIGPSREPLRLPEPGEGAHALVHEMVDLLRTVSVKNYREIYHDAVGYKDTMHNLFDLGYLTLLDRAHIENLFNQVLVKIARVIKDIDYVPEEFGTLPRLLADKYVCNFSLFQSLPDHWAIQALFPVMPLGRLDEEPSRDATLVDISCDSDGKMTKFVDLRDVKDTLRLHNLRPHEPYYLGIFLTGAYQDVLANAHNLFGRVNEAHVRVTGDGQYELERFVRGQKARRVIENMGYEASDLHRWIGQEADEARGRGTLSEEQARDLIENYDAELVGYTYLEE
- a CDS encoding nitroreductase family protein codes for the protein MSDKTAQADHPILETIRQRWSPRAFADRPVERHKLLSVLEAARWAASAGNEQPWRFIVASRGEPQAYAKLLACLEEKNQSWAASAPLLMLALAKGHFRDDEAGANRHAWHDVGQAVATLSLQATALGLYAHPMAGFYPERVREAYALPAAFEPVAALALGYLGDAATLPEDLRRREAAPRRRKPLSELVLSWGEPASLTGAEAAPPGG
- a CDS encoding glycosyltransferase, with the translated sequence MNDGQVVAERVPGPRNEQVGGPRGDAEDLLVTMDADDTMDPGLIPAMLRAALEGADLVIAFRFAGGSEAGVPRLRKLYSRAARLLIAGMFPLPGVRDYTCGFRMYRVSLLSELSRVKPGLFDAAGFTAPTELLLNLSHLRPNVAEVPLHLRYDRKVGRSKMRVVSTLWQYLRLLLRLRLGNGLFAARPRLEEEKRG